ACTTATGCTTATCGGTTGATAATTACTAACTTGCTCGATCGAGAAACTCATCTCACACTCACTGAACAATTACCAGTGAGCCGCAACGAACAAATTAAGGTACGCTTCACCCGTACTAACCCTCAAATTCAACTTGGAGAAATGGGGATTTTGGAATGGAATTTAACTCTAGCAGCACAAGAAAAACGGGAGATGTATTATCAATTTACTGTCGAGCATCCACCGGAATTAACAGTTATTGGCTTAGATATTTAAAATTTGATATTTGCCAATGAAAATTCAAATATTTAGCGATTTACACATTGAATTTCAGCCTTTTACTGTCCCTATTACAGATGCTGATGTAATTGTCTTGGCAGGAGATATACATTTAAGGGAAAAAGGAGTGAAATGGGCAATTGAAAATATTCAAAACAAACCTATTATCTATGTATTAGGAAATCATGAATATTATGGTAGTGCTTATCCCAAACTAGTTAACAAGCTAAAAGATTATACATCGGGCACTAACGTTTATATTTTAGAAAATGATTTAGTAACTATTAAAGATGTCACTTTTCTAGGCTGTACTTTATGGACTGATTTTAAACTTTTTGATAATGCACATATTGCTAGCCAGGAAGCTAGTCAAAATATGACTGATTTTAAAAAGATTAGGTTAAGCCCTCAATACTCAAAATTAAAACCCATTGATACAGTAGAAATTTATAGAAAATCAGTTAGTTGGTTAAAAAATACTTTATCTAGCTTATCTGGAAAGATTGTAGTTATTACTCACCATGCGCCAAGTAAAAAATCTATACCTTCAGAGTACCAACAAGATATTTTAAGTGCTGCTTATGCATCAAATTTAGATGATTTTGCGGCTGAATCTGGCGCTCATCTATGGATTCATGGACATATTCATCAACATTTAGATTATCGAATTGGTTCGACCCGTATTATTTGCAATCCGCGCGGATATCCTGATGAAATAAATACTTTATTTAAGCCAGAGTTTTGTATAGAAATTTAGGAATTTTATCGGCTTAGTTCTAAAACTTATAATCGCTGCTAGGCTAAACTTATAGCACTAAGATACTTACGCCCATGTCTGTTGCACCAGATTTAGTAACTCCAGAAGATGTTATATTTCCTCCTAGTGATTTATACAGTGACGAACCGCCTTTGGACACTGACTTACATCGTCTACAAATGACGTTGCTCATCCAATGTCTTGAGTGGTTATGGCGAAACCGCAACGATTTCTATGCATCCGGTAATATTACAATTTATTACAGCCCACGTCAGCGGAAGTCAGAAGATTTTCGTGGCCCAGATTTTTTTGTGGTGTTGGGAACTAAACGCAAACCGCGTAAAAGTTGGGTTCTTTGGGAAGAAGATGGTAAATATCCTAATGTGATTATCGAACTGCTATCAGATTCCACAGCTTTAACAGATAAAGGCCTAAAGAAACAAATTTATCAAGATACCTTTCGTACACCAGAATACTTTTGGTTTGATCCTAGTAATCTAGAATTTGCTGGATTTGTTTTAGTGGCTGGTAACTATCAACCAATAGAACCAAATTCTCAAGGCTGGTTGTGGAGTCAGCAGCTAGAGTTATATTTGGGAGTTGAGCAAGAAAAGCTACGCTTTTTCACTTCTGAAGGACAACTGGTTTCAACACTAGAAGAAGTGGCGGAACAAGAAAAGCAACGCGCTGAACAAGAAAAACAAAAAAGCGATCGCTTGGCAGCAAAACTGCGAGAATTGGGAATCGATCCAGATACGATTGTGTAATTGGACTGGTATATTACCTAACGTAAAACTAAGTCAGTAATTAATGGTGCATGGTCAGAATTAGCATTTGCACCTGTATAGATTTGAGCAACACTAAAATGCTTACTGACAAAGCAATGGTCGATTGGGATATTTATCAACGGAATAATCCAGCTTGGTAGATGCACATGAGTTGCTGGTCTTGGCCAGCTTGGTAAAATACCAAAACCTAAGCGTGTATTGTGCAAATTTGTTTTGTTGATAAATCTGCGATAATAAGGCGACCAAGGCGTTAAGTTAAAATCTCCCATTAAAATTAATGGCTGATTCAGTTCTCGAATATAATCACTCAGCGCCGCTAGCTGAAGATTACGTCTGTGAAAATTACTGCGTGTTACTGGTACTATCGGATGGGTTCCAATTAACTTAATAGGTTGTTGATCTAATGTTAAGGTCGCTATCAGATTATGACCTCCTTTACCATTAAAATTATCTGCCTTAACATCTTGAATCGGTAAGCGACTAAATATTGCCAGTCCACCACCAGGACTTCTAAAAGTATAAGGCAAAGTATTTTTTAACTCAGCTTTTAAATTGTCGAAAGCACTGCGATTTACTTCCAGAAATAAAGCTAGATCGGGGTGACTATTCCGTACTACATTAATAACTTCTTTGTTATCATTATTCTGAATATTAATGTTAAAAGATAACAGCCGGATTTGTTTAGATGCATTTCCAACTAATTGTTGTGAATGCGGTAGATACCAAGGAAGTACCTCAATTACATTCAAACCCACTAGCAATAAAGCTGCAAGAACTATTACTTTACTTTTAAGATGACGAGTTTTCCAAAGAATGCCTAGAATAATAGTAACTATTAAAGATGCAACCAAATAGTGAACTCGAAAATGAGCCAGTAGTTCTAGAGGCCAGAACCAAGCCATATAGCTACCTAAAGATAGAAATCCTAAAATTAATAGAGTAGCGGTTGCGACAATTAAAAATATTCGTTTATTCATAGGTTAATAGGTTGCAGCAAAGACGGCCTCATCAATTAACATCAAACATCGTTCACTATTTTTCGGACAAATGTGTTAATTTGACAGCGTATTGGATGAAAAGCAACCAAATCTCAATCAAAAACCGTTAAACAAGACTATACAAAGCCTGTAAATTCTCTGACTTCTGCACTCAAAAGTAGCGGCTCAAGAAGTTAAAAGGACAGCTGATTGAATTACCACAATCAGCTGTCCAGATCTCACGCCAACTTAAGCGGCTAACTTAGCGGTAAAAATGTGAGAATGGAGGAATTGCACCCAATGCTATTGTTTGATTCTTGAGAAGAATGCTACTAATCCTCTGGAAGAACCCATTTTGGCGGTTCCATCATTTTTCGTCGCAGTCGTTCTTCTGCCATTTCGAGCATTTTATCCAGAGAAGTATCTTCAATAAATTGTGTTGTTGCTTCTCTAAATTCAATATTCGGGCATTTATCCCCTAACACACAACCGTTAACGCAGGCTTCAGCGCAATTAATTTTCTGCTCCACAGTGAATCCCTCTCTACAAGAGCGTTTATCTACTCTTCAGATAAATCTTACCTTGCTACTAGGCCTCCTATTAGTTTAAATACTTACTATTTAATTTAGTATAGAAGTCCTCGATCCTTGAACTTCTGCCTACAGTAAGAGAAAAGCTCAAAGTTAGG
The genomic region above belongs to Calothrix sp. NIES-2098 and contains:
- a CDS encoding putative metallophosphoesterase, with translation MKIQIFSDLHIEFQPFTVPITDADVIVLAGDIHLREKGVKWAIENIQNKPIIYVLGNHEYYGSAYPKLVNKLKDYTSGTNVYILENDLVTIKDVTFLGCTLWTDFKLFDNAHIASQEASQNMTDFKKIRLSPQYSKLKPIDTVEIYRKSVSWLKNTLSSLSGKIVVITHHAPSKKSIPSEYQQDILSAAYASNLDDFAAESGAHLWIHGHIHQHLDYRIGSTRIICNPRGYPDEINTLFKPEFCIEI
- a CDS encoding endonuclease/exonuclease/phosphatase, encoding MNKRIFLIVATATLLILGFLSLGSYMAWFWPLELLAHFRVHYLVASLIVTIILGILWKTRHLKSKVIVLAALLLVGLNVIEVLPWYLPHSQQLVGNASKQIRLLSFNINIQNNDNKEVINVVRNSHPDLALFLEVNRSAFDNLKAELKNTLPYTFRSPGGGLAIFSRLPIQDVKADNFNGKGGHNLIATLTLDQQPIKLIGTHPIVPVTRSNFHRRNLQLAALSDYIRELNQPLILMGDFNLTPWSPYYRRFINKTNLHNTRLGFGILPSWPRPATHVHLPSWIIPLINIPIDHCFVSKHFSVAQIYTGANANSDHAPLITDLVLR